A region from the Cyprinus carpio isolate SPL01 chromosome A8, ASM1834038v1, whole genome shotgun sequence genome encodes:
- the gnb1a gene encoding guanine nucleotide-binding protein G(I)/G(S)/G(T) subunit beta-1, which produces MSELDQLRQEAEQLKNQIRDARKACADATLSQITANIEPVGRIQMRTRRTLRGHLAKIYAMHWGTDSRLMVFSHMHAVHAIPLRSSWVMTCAYAPSGNYVACGGLDNICSIYNLKTREGNVRVSRELAGHTGYLSCCRFLDDNQIVTSSGDTSCALWDIETGQQTTTFAGHTGDVMSLSLAPDTRLFVSGACDASAKLWDVREGMCRQTFTGHESDINAICFFPNGNAFATGSDDATCRLFDLRADQELMVYSHDNIICGITSVAFSKSGRLLLAGYDDFNCNVWDALKADRAGVLAGHDNRVSCLGVTDEVTSISTIKSES; this is translated from the exons ATGAGCGAACTCGACCAGTTACGCCAGGAGGCTGAACAGCTGAAAAACCAGATCAGA GATGCACGGAAAGCATGTGCGGATGCCACCCTCTCTCAG ATCACAGCCAATATTGAGCCTGTGGGGCGGATTCAGATGCGCACTAGACGGACACTGAGGGGACACTTGGCAAAGATCTACGCCATGCACTGGGGCACTGACTCAAG GCTGATGGTCTTCAGCCACATGCACGCA GTGCACGCTATTCCGCTGCGCTCCTCGTGGGTGATGACCTGCGCCTATGCGCCGTCTGGAAACTATGTGGCCTGTGGAGGCTTGGATAACATTTGCTCCATCTACAACCTGAAGACCCGCGAGGGGAACGTGCGCGTCAGCCGTGAACTGGCCGGACACACAG GCTACCTGTCCTGCTGCCGCTTCCTGGACGATAACCAGATTGTCACCAGCTCAGGCGACACCAGCTG TGCTCTGTGGGATATCGAGACCGGGCAGCAGACGACCACATTCGCAGGTCACACCGGTGATGTAATGTCACTGTCTCTGGCCCCGGATACACGTCTGTTCGTGTCGGGCGCCTGTGACGCCTCTGCTAAGCTCTGGGACGTCAGAGAAGGCATGTGCAGGCAAACTTTCACCGGCCACGAGTCCGACATCAACGCCATCTGT TTCTTCCCCAACGGAAATGCATTTGCCACGGGCTCGGACGACGCCACCTGCAGGCTGTTTGACCTGCGTGCCGATCAGGAGCTGATGGTTTACTCTCACGACAACATCATCTGTGGGATCACCTCCGTGGCCTTTTCCAAAAGCGGACGCCTGCTGCTCGCCGGCTACGACGATTTCAACTGCAACGTGTGGGATGCTCTTAAAGCGGACCGCGCAG ggGTTTTGGCGGGTCACGATAACCGCGTCAGCTGCTTGGGTGTAACTGACGAAGTTACCTCAATATCTACAATCAAATCCGAAAGTTAA